AAAGCGGGAGAGAAAACACGTGAAAGCACACGGTCTTGTCTACGTCTACAATTTATACTACAAATTTACAACATCTTCGAATTTGATGACTGCTGGTTGTAGCCCTGAAGAAACAGTAGCTGGGGCTTTTAGAGCTGCGATTTTCTGTTGCAGCTCAAGAatctcgattttctttttcagcaaCTCTATTTCGTGATTTGCATCGATGATGGCGTTTGTTGAGTTCCGGACTAAGCTCAAACCATGTGGAACCGTACTGTTCTTTTCACTATACAAAATGGCGGCGGCGGCGTCTCTTTCATCGGGCAACATGGCGGTGGCGGCGTCGTTTTCATCTTTTGTCAACATTTTGACTAACACTCTCTTCACGGAGAAGGCTACAAACTACACCTTTCACGAACGCTCAAAATGTTCACTTAATAGGCTCTGGTAATCCCACTTCTGAGTtgtaaaaagttcaattaaattcaatttccgaagTCATAAGGCCGAAACACGTTCTTCACTATTCGCTTTCCCAACAGAAGAGACGTCTCTCCTTTATTTCACCAggttgttttacattttgacatttgatgtatCCACGTTTGACAATTGTGCTTGACCAAGATATTTAGCCGGTTTTGCTTGAAGCAGGATGTTTACACATTTAATATTTTAGTTCTTCCAATTTTCTTCGACTTTTTtgctacaatattttttttttcttttttgaataaaaagccaaaatcaattaaaaactgATGATGATTTTCTATTTCGTTACTGTTACAGGTTCTACGAGTTTAATTCGATGTGTTATTGaattagttattttttatcaggcgctacaaccttTCAGCCTTCTTGAAATGCAATAGAAGTCCCCGTCAACTATTTCATTATCCCATTAGTTTTGGCGGACGTTTCAACGTTATCTCAATTTGGGCCTACTATGCCTTTTCTGGCCGTGTGGGCGGACTTAAAATAAGAAGACTTTATTGGTTGTCCGGTGCCATCATCAAGTCATGATCAACCCATCTGAAAGCTCGTAAATGCAGTGGTTATTCCATTACCAATTCTCTCTAAGCTTTCCATACATATCCTTCTGAACTTCTTGCTACCACAAATCGTTCTGAGCATGCTTCTGTCGAATTCGGCCATGAGGCAGGTTCGGAAAAAGTCAAAGTCCCAGTGGCGTATGTGAGCCAGAAAGGTTCAATACAATCTGAACATCATCCGTTACGGTAGGTTTTTCGAGAGGAGAAGTTTCCATGGGCCGTGGTATGGTACGTTCACCTCGTTAATCTCCTATCCGAGTTATACTCCGAACCCGATACTTTGTTAAGCTTCTGCTACATAAGAGAGCCCAAACCAATGATGTCCTtgtcatcagcgtatgccagaaTCAGGAAGAACTTAGAGAAGAAGAggggaatcgtgtctactaTGGACTTCACAAACCCCTGCGATCGAGAAGACTCCAACAGGCAACGAAATGTACGTTATgtcgcaccttgatacgtccggtagtcctctacgggacagagtcttggactatgctgacggaggacgccaatgcactcgccattttcgaacggcgggtgctaaggactatctttggcagtgtgtgcgagcagggcttGTGGCGAAGGACAATGAACCATGAGCTTGCTGAGCTTGTGGTTTGACTAACCTGACGGTattcaaagccggaaggatacgttggctggggtacgtgatgaggatgctggaCTTATGCCCCACCAATAAGAtcctcgtcagcgacccgttctgCACGAGGTGTACAGGAGCACAgcaagctcgttggctggatcaagtggagtcaaaattgtcggagatcggatgcagccgtggatggaggagaccgagtttcctggaaacggactttcaacctggccatgtctacgcaacgtgctcaaccctgggcagaccaagaagaagaagttggagaagattattattaaataagttattcttttattgcaaaaatacGGCCGGCTAGACGCCGTATTGTCTATTATTAAACTAGTTGATCGACAACAAAAATAGGACAATCTCGCATTGCCGCTTAGAATACCATAAGTTGAACAAAACGTAGTTTCTAGGGCAATGTGTAACACAGACATCTTGTTCATCGATCGGGACGAAGCCACGAGATTTGGAAGACTCTCCGGGATCCGGATATGAATGCTGTTGACAATGTGAACAGCTGTTTcgatgattttgttgttgttattgttgcacAGATCTTTCTGTTGTATAACCATTCAGCTCATGACTTCTACATGACGGCCATTGAACCAATGATTCTGACAAATGACTTAGCAAGAGTTTAAATATCTGTAAATAGAAAGATTGCACAATTATCTTAATATTTTCCCAACCGCGCCAGTGCTCATTCACAAGAATGTCTGTTTGGAAGAATGTCTGTCCTGGTTGTTAACCACGTTGGTGCACCTGTATCAATAATGCGTTCGAATTTGCAAAACGGCATGTACGAATCTGTACTGTAAAGTTATTGTTTAGTCACAGACGGTTAACCGACTGGTAGGACAATGCAGACCAGCGGTAAAGTTTGCAGTTTCTTCGCGTACGCGCTATTGCTCTGTGCTCTTTCTGGTTCAAGTGCTGAGGAGCGATCCAGTCGTATTGTAGCGGGACGCAATGCAGACATTAGGGATCACCCACATATGCTGCTTTTGCGCAAAAATGGGTACGCTACTTGTGGTGCTGTGGTGATCGGTGCAAAGTACGCGATCACGGCCGCACACTGTGTGTATCCTGCGTCGAACACAAGCACGGTAATGAGCCTGTTCCAGATAGCAAGGTGAACTGTTTGGTTGATAATAATTGCTGTTGTTCAGATTTCTTTACATGGCGGTAGTACAACACAGCTCGGACCGAGTGTGGAATTCTCCGTTGCACGCGTTACGGTACATCCTAGGTACTACGACAGTGCCAACGATAATGATATAGCGATCTTAGAGATCAGGAACGAGTTTAGTGGCTATCCAAATGTGGCACCTATAACGCTTCAGAACACTGAACCGACGTCCTCTTCTGGAATTTGTTATGTTACTGGTTGGGGGATCACCAACACCAGAACGAACGCCGTATCGAATATACTACAAATTGGATCACTTCAGCTCATTCCACAAAGAACTTGTCGTTTACAATGGTATCCCAATCCCATAAGCGCAAAGTAAGCAATAGGTGTCAAGCTGCTAAAATGTAGATTAACTAAAACCCCGGAACCCGTTTCTCTACCTCTCTACTTACAGCATGATCTGCGCACGGGGTGATTCTGCTGATACGTGTGCGGGTGACAGTGGTGGTCCACTTGTTTGTGGTGATCGCTTATACGGTCTCGTGTCTTGGGGTAGTTTCCGCTGTGATAGAACTAAGCCTGCGGTTTTTACCAGCATATTTGCAAGCAGCATAAGATCATTTATCAAGGTACAGAGCGGTATTTAaggcttttttctttgtgtaaaattcaaacgaatttgtaaaaaaaacttctataaTTagtacgaaacaaaaaaaggtaaaaaataaaaatacgatTGAAAGATAAATGAACTTGTAAGGTGTACAACAATTTCGCGAATGTTTAGTACCAGTTGGATACACATTAaactgtgttttctttctttatttggCACGCATGTGGTAGAGCACGTCTTGTTGCCAGATTACCAAACCGATTCCAGGAAGCTTCATACATGGCTACAGTTCTTCAGCTCGTAAGGTTCGTCCAAGGTCTGTCACAAAGGCAGCTGAAACCAGAAATGGTTGTACCGGAGATGATGCCTCTCAGTGGCACTTTCAGTGGCCCTACTAACAAACTCTGATTTCGGGATAATGTACAGATAGGTGATTGCACTTTTCAAGTCACCCAAAACTCTCACCTAACTAGGTTTAAAAATCAGTAccgaaaatcaaataaaagttGAGATATAAGGAAGGGTGCTGGCTGCTATTAGTCGATGCCTCTTAATCGTGttcgaaagagagagagagagagttgctCAGAACCATGGAGACCGTTACATTTACGAGCTGTACGATGATCTTACCATCGTGTAGTGAATTAGGATGGCCAGGGTTGATCATGAGAATGGCGCCGGACGACTCAGTCGATAAAGTCCTCTTGGGCCGTCCATTCGGGCAGAAGAGGCATGGCTGGCCATAATTGGGATGAAGTGATGACTGTCAAGGTTCAACTTGAATCGGTAGATTCGACACGCTAACTCACCGAAGCCATGCCAACGGTCACCGGCTGATGTGTAAGTGCTACACAGAAAAGTCTGCGAACGTGCACGCGATCCGAACCCACCGAATCCTAACCGTACATGGCTTCCGTAGGGAAAGCTACTACTTATAAGGCttacaaaaaatcacaacactCAATGTTTGCACAATATCAATCAGTATCAAATCATGAAAAAGGCAATTCAGCCATTATAAATGCTGGTTTATTTGTTATAAAGCTCTGAAGTTGTACCTCGTaaatctcttcttcttcttcttcttggcttaacgacttataaggtcatgccggccatcgaaaatggcctactagactgccgataccacgtagttggttagtcagtcctcattacggggggacggtccgggtgggatttgaacaccggtcctgccgtttgaagaccggcgccgctgtcgcctataccaccgagccGGCCCTATCTCGTAAATGTAATTGtatgttaatttaaaaaaaaagtaaacaatgtTTGTCTAAATGTTATAACAATGTAAGTAAACAATGTTAAATTTGTAGTAGGCAGCATTTGGTAGGATCATCTTGAAATCTAGCAACACGAACTGCATTCAATATGTAAAATAAGTAATAAATCAACAGAATGTGAGCCAAACGACATTTCTATAGAAAATTGCGCCAAAGCCCCTAAACACACTTTCATCTTCTCTGTCGAAGCAATAGTCATCATACTGGCCGCCGACGAACTAATACAAACCGACcatcttcaccgacagtgccagtgttctggccgTCGTGGAACACGGCACTTTCAAAGACCCTCACGTTCAGCTCCTAGACTTCATGCCCGCATCCCCGACAATTGTTTTGTGCTGCTTTCTGGAATCAACGGAAATGAGAAAACCGGTCGTCTGGCCAATAGCGGTCGGCTTCGTTCAACAGAAGTACACAACACCCTTCCCCGCCGAGATGCCATCCACTTTACCAACACCATAACTTCCCAACGCTGGAACACCACCTGGCACAacctagacctcagcaacaaactgcgccccatcaagcacaacaccgcttcatgggaagatatcaAATCCAGCCACTACCAACGAGTCCCATCCCGCTTTCGAATCATTTCCCGACACGACCCTGGCTTACCCATACCTACATCCTCAATAAATACAGTCCTaaactctgcagcttctgtggcgttgacatcaCCTACATCCTTACCGATTGCTGGAACTACACCGATTACGCGACAATCCCATCACCCGACAAATgcatcagaaccgccttattagatttttacgcattaGCAATTTATACAGAAACAACTATGCATTAGTTTTAACTTTTCGCTAGCCATAATTGCAATAGTTTGAAATAATATATTGGTATAAACCATATTTTGTACACGGTAGAGACGCGAACGTAGTCTCAGAGGCTCAAAGCCTCtaaaaataatcgaaaaaaaacctaatgacataaaaattatgtcaaaaaaggaaagttttcttttagATAGTTGTTGATGCACCACTCAAGAGATGATTGAGGAAAATGTACATTCTGTAGGGAACGTTCTATAAATCCCTTAGCCCGGCCTgtattgtaataaaataataattaatgtaATATAAACATAAATATCACACAGATTCAATGCTGATATCAGTTTAAAAATGGACGCGAAACTTCCGATTCACTGCCCTACGCTAACACACCAGAATGAACGTGTCAATGCAGCTTCTAGTCTATCAGCTTTATGCAATACCCGACCACTGCTCAGCTTATCACAATTACTGCATCCTTGCACACTGTTGCAAAGTTCGTGCAGCTCATTCGGTAATGCTATTTGATTAACGAAATGTAACCGAAATGTCGTCATCGTTGCTCGCATCGTTATCAGCGGTTGAACGGGAGAATCTATAAAAGCAGGTGGTCGGTAGCGTTACGAGCACAGTTTAAACTTTGCGATCCTACCCAAACGAGAACGATGCAGCGCACGAATTGCATGCTGCTAATCCTCGGTACGGTGCTATCGATCTGCCATAGCACCTACGTACCAATATCGCAGGCAACAGTGAACGGAGCTGCCATCAAATATGGTACGTAAGGAGTCGACCAAAAAGGGGTTTCCGAATTCAGTTTTCCATTCACGACCAATTACAGCTGACAAAGAGTTTCTTGTGAAGCAAAAGTTCTTCTTTGAGATTCTGCGCCATCTGCATCAACCGATCGCTTTCGAGGAGTATCTCCCGTACACCGGACGTTGGATTACGGATCCGAACAAATATGCGGTATGTTAAGGGCTGCCATCGGATGTAACCTGGAGTGTGAGTTTGAGCATTAGTGTTGTGACTCTTTTCCAGAACTATACCGAAGTGAACGAGTTCATACAGTCGTACGAGCAGGGTCTGCTTAGAAAGGGACAAATCTTCACCATCTACAACTACTGGTACGCCAAACAAACACTGCAGCTGTACCGACTCTTCGAGAATGCGATCGATTGGGATACGTACTACAAGAACGTCATCTGGGCGCGTCAGAACATCAACGAAGGAATGTTTCTCAGTGCGCTGACACTCTCCGTACTGCACCGGCCAGATCTGCAGGGTATCGTTCTACCGGCCATTTACGAGATCTATCCACACTACTTCTTCGACGGGGATGTATTCCACGACGCGGCCAATCGACGCGCCATGGATCCGAACTACGGGTTCCACACGAACAAACGGTACAATTTAGCCCTATCAAATTACACCTCGTCGTTTGCAACGCAGTTTTACGGCGAAGGATCCCTGTCGTACTTTACCGAAGATGTGGGCTTGAACtcgtactactactacttcatGATGGATTATGCACCATTCCTTGGTGGGGATAAGCTTGGCCTAAAGAACGATCGTAGAGGCGAGCTGTACCTGTTTATGCATCAGCAGCTTCTCGCTCGTTACTATCTCGAGCGTAGCTCGAACGGGTTGGGCCCGATACAGGAACTTACCTGGGAATCACCGATTGCGACCGGATATTACTCAATGCTACGCTACTGGAACGGTGTTCCGTTTAGATCGCGCGAAAGTAACTTCCTTTGGCGGCCGTACGATCCCATTAAGCTCGGCGGATTGAAAGCCTACGAGGAGCGTGTTCGGCAGGCGATCGATCTGGGTTACGTGGTGACGCGTGATGGTCAGCGGATCAGCTTGCGCCAACCGGAAGCCATTGATATTATGGGAAATCTTGTGAGTGGCACTGTTGATAGCGTCAATGTGGACTACTACAAGATGATCGAGACGACCGCGCGAATGGTACTGGCCCAGGGAGACTATTACGGGTCGGCCAGTGAAGTATGGCCGGGTGTGCTGATGCACTACGAAACATCGATGCGTGATCCCGTGTTTTATCAGTTTTATCAACGGTTGTTGAGTTTCTACTGGGACTTTAAGAGCTATCTTCCGCCGTACACCGTGGATCAGCTGAAGTTTGAAGGTGTCGAAATCAAGGGAGTTTCGGTGGAGAAACTGATCACGTACATGGAACCGTTCGATGTGGACATTAGCAATGGGCTCGGATTCAACTATGGCTCGGAGCAATCGACGTGGAATTTCAGTGTGTATGCACGAAAACAGCGCCTGAACCATAAACCGTTCAGCTATGTACTGAACGTTAGCTCCCAATTCGCCGGTAAGGGAGTGGTTCGGATGTACATGGGTCCCAAGATGTACCATCTTAGTCAGCTACAGTATCTGAAGAAATTTTTCGTCGAAATGGATCAATACACAGTTGAGCTGGCGATGGGCGACAATCAGATCAAGCGAAATTCGCGCGAGTTCTACTACGACATTCGCGACCGGACGACGTACTCCGAGCTGTACAAGCGTATCATGAAGGCGTACAACGGTGAGGAGCAATTCGTGCTCGACATGTCCGAGGTACATTGCGGTTGGCCCGATCGTCTACTGCTGCCCAAGGGTCATCCGAACGGTTTCCCGCTGAGTTTCTTCTTCATCGTGACGCCCTTCTATCCGCCCAAGATGGCGCAGTTTTCCAACTTTGACGCAACGTACACGTGTGGTACGGGATCGGGATCGAAGTACATTGACGCACTACCGTTCGGGTTTCCCTTCGATCGGGAGATTAACTTTAGCAATTTCGCTAcgaaaaatatgctttttaGCGATGTGTTGGTGTACCATGTCGATGGGAACCAAACGAATGAATCACACTGATGCCATGATGTCTTGCAATCCTTAACAGAACTAAACGAATGcctgtttaaaaataaaacaaaaagtaaaagagtTGCGTAAAACTTAGGTTCTAGTAAGTAATAGTAAGAATAATAAATCAGAcattttactatttatttataattttacacACACTTTAAGATGTTTTTGGCACATGCACAATTTATCTCATTTCCCAGTCTGTTATTGTCTGTCgaatgtattattttattttcatcgtaGGGTTCGAATTTTAACCAATTACGTGTCGCAATGGATATCAGATTATGCCCAGTTTTCTGtacatttattcaatttttaatttatgagcATAACTATATGACAAGGAATTAAAGGCATTCAtctaaataattcaaaaatatatttagtTTAATAAAGGACGTTTTAACCAAcggtttaaaatttatttaacggTTGTCGACAGCTGCAACGCTCTTCAAACGggaggaccgaggttcaaaccCCATCCTGACAGTCCtcccgtagcgaggactgactttccaactacgtggtatcgggaagtttagtaagccattcgatggccgtcgtgaccttagaggtcgttaagccaagaagaaaaagaagaatcatcttgatgaagaaaaagaagaaaaatacttaatccgagaaaaatattttctttagtTGTTCAAACAGGTGTGTTATATGGAGGCATATTGTATGTTGCAACACAAATGTGTTAAATGGTTTgtaaaattacacaaaaatatttaaaacgtgtgttttattcattacTACTTACTATAACAAAAATTTTAGCCAACtcttgtagttttgttttcattacaaagAACAGTTGTCTGTATCAGTTCTGTTAAggcaataattaattttattatgttaCGGCAAATCCGCAGAAATAAATGATTTCCTTGATTATAATGGAATAcagtttgattaattttattttggctGTTCGGATAGATAAATGCACTTTAAAGTATCCAGAGGCAGTTTTTTCTATAATGGGACTCGACGGCCG
This genomic window from Anopheles maculipalpis chromosome 2RL, idAnoMacuDA_375_x, whole genome shotgun sequence contains:
- the LOC126567423 gene encoding kallikrein-6-like codes for the protein MQTSGKVCSFFAYALLLCALSGSSAEERSSRIVAGRNADIRDHPHMLLLRKNGYATCGAVVIGAKYAITAAHCVYPASNTSTISLHGGSTTQLGPSVEFSVARVTVHPRYYDSANDNDIAILEIRNEFSGYPNVAPITLQNTEPTSSSGICYVTGWGITNTRTNAVSNILQIGSLQLIPQRTCRLQWYPNPISANMICARGDSADTCAGDSGGPLVCGDRLYGLVSWGSFRCDRTKPAVFTSIFASSIRSFIKVQSGI
- the LOC126555969 gene encoding hexamerin-1.1-like; protein product: MQRTNCMLLILGTVLSICHSTYVPISQATVNGAAIKYADKEFLVKQKFFFEILRHLHQPIAFEEYLPYTGRWITDPNKYANYTEVNEFIQSYEQGLLRKGQIFTIYNYWYAKQTLQLYRLFENAIDWDTYYKNVIWARQNINEGMFLSALTLSVLHRPDLQGIVLPAIYEIYPHYFFDGDVFHDAANRRAMDPNYGFHTNKRYNLALSNYTSSFATQFYGEGSLSYFTEDVGLNSYYYYFMMDYAPFLGGDKLGLKNDRRGELYLFMHQQLLARYYLERSSNGLGPIQELTWESPIATGYYSMLRYWNGVPFRSRESNFLWRPYDPIKLGGLKAYEERVRQAIDLGYVVTRDGQRISLRQPEAIDIMGNLVSGTVDSVNVDYYKMIETTARMVLAQGDYYGSASEVWPGVLMHYETSMRDPVFYQFYQRLLSFYWDFKSYLPPYTVDQLKFEGVEIKGVSVEKLITYMEPFDVDISNGLGFNYGSEQSTWNFSVYARKQRLNHKPFSYVLNVSSQFAGKGVVRMYMGPKMYHLSQLQYLKKFFVEMDQYTVELAMGDNQIKRNSREFYYDIRDRTTYSELYKRIMKAYNGEEQFVLDMSEVHCGWPDRLLLPKGHPNGFPLSFFFIVTPFYPPKMAQFSNFDATYTCGTGSGSKYIDALPFGFPFDREINFSNFATKNMLFSDVLVYHVDGNQTNESH